A stretch of Chitinophaga caeni DNA encodes these proteins:
- the rpmB gene encoding 50S ribosomal protein L28, which translates to MARVCQVTGKKPTTGHHVSFSNIKTRRRFLPNLQKKRFFLAEEDRWITLKVSSDAIRTINKRGLYAVVKDLRAAGQTI; encoded by the coding sequence TGGCTAGAGTTTGTCAGGTGACAGGAAAGAAGCCGACCACAGGTCACCATGTTTCTTTCTCCAATATTAAGACAAGGAGAAGATTTCTGCCTAACTTGCAGAAGAAACGTTTCTTTTTGGCAGAAGAAGATCGTTGGATTACATTGAAAGTATCATCTGATGCGATCAGGACGATCAACAAAAGAGGTTTGTACGCTGTAGTAAAAGATTTACGTGCGGCTGGTCAAACGATCTAA
- the rpmG gene encoding 50S ribosomal protein L33, producing the protein MAKKGNRVQVILECTEHKTSGQPGTSRYITTKNKKNTPERIELKKYNPILRKVTVHKEIK; encoded by the coding sequence ATGGCAAAAAAAGGTAATAGGGTACAAGTAATTTTGGAGTGTACAGAACATAAAACTTCTGGTCAACCAGGTACTTCTCGTTATATCACAACTAAAAACAAGAAGAACACTCCGGAACGTATCGAATTGAAAAAGTACAATCCTATTTTAAGGAAAGTAACTGTTCACAAAGAAATTAAGTAA
- a CDS encoding DUF4295 family protein encodes MAKAASKNSKLKDSKAAADAKVWTKVIKAVRSPKSGAYTFKESIIHKDKVQEFMKEK; translated from the coding sequence ATGGCAAAAGCAGCTTCCAAAAACTCAAAACTGAAAGACTCGAAAGCAGCAGCTGACGCGAAGGTATGGACTAAAGTAATTAAAGCTGTACGTTCACCAAAATCAGGTGCGTATACCTTTAAAGAGTCTATTATCCACAAGGATAAAGTGCAGGAGTTCATGAAAGAAAAGTAA